From a region of the Paenibacillus sp. FSL R10-2734 genome:
- a CDS encoding DUF4097 family beta strand repeat-containing protein → MGRWKIGSFTAAMGCIALGVIIVMAQYNMISYEVLAYLWPALLILFGLEMLIRLFIKSDVKSRVSGWAILLIILLIGASSAQTVMAGGSLSSLLGNTHLTPLSGKVEVKDNITTLKIVLPSGKVKVEGVTGSSLDYEGSLLLPGKSESEAESALEKKWKVTTEGDTLIMELDTDHNWFSNIQFGFTTKSPYLNVSVPSSLAVEVDTSDGSIEASDLKSGLVVDTSNGVLNIHDVAGGVEAHTSNGSLTVQNIQGGAQLKSSNGAIILDNIDGALTAKSSNGKITINSAVTGKWKCSSSNGKITVGLPSATDAKITADTSNGSLKGNVPWNRDGDSYGTAILGKGTYTVDLNTSNGSVTVDTAE, encoded by the coding sequence ATGGGGAGATGGAAAATCGGAAGTTTCACTGCAGCCATGGGCTGCATTGCACTAGGAGTCATTATTGTGATGGCTCAGTATAATATGATCAGCTATGAAGTGCTTGCTTATTTATGGCCAGCACTGTTGATCCTGTTTGGACTCGAGATGTTGATCAGACTCTTTATTAAATCCGATGTCAAAAGCCGTGTAAGCGGCTGGGCGATCCTATTGATCATCCTGCTGATTGGAGCAAGCAGTGCTCAGACAGTAATGGCCGGTGGCTCACTCAGCAGCCTGCTCGGGAATACACATCTAACCCCACTTAGCGGGAAGGTGGAAGTGAAAGATAATATTACGACACTGAAAATTGTACTTCCAAGTGGAAAAGTAAAGGTTGAGGGTGTCACTGGAAGCTCATTGGATTATGAAGGAAGCTTACTGCTACCTGGAAAATCGGAAAGTGAAGCTGAAAGTGCATTGGAGAAGAAGTGGAAAGTTACAACTGAGGGAGATACACTGATTATGGAGCTCGATACAGATCATAATTGGTTCTCTAATATTCAGTTTGGATTTACTACTAAAAGTCCTTATCTAAATGTAAGTGTACCTAGTAGCCTTGCCGTTGAGGTAGATACTAGCGATGGGTCAATAGAGGCCTCGGATCTAAAGTCAGGCTTAGTGGTTGATACTAGTAATGGGGTATTAAATATTCATGATGTTGCTGGTGGAGTAGAGGCACATACCAGTAATGGATCACTGACTGTTCAGAACATACAAGGTGGGGCGCAGCTCAAAAGCTCTAATGGAGCTATTATATTGGATAATATTGATGGAGCGTTGACTGCAAAGAGCAGCAATGGCAAGATCACTATAAATTCAGCAGTGACTGGAAAATGGAAATGTTCGTCTAGTAATGGAAAGATTACGGTGGGATTGCCATCCGCGACAGATGCGAAGATTACAGCGGATACCAGCAATGGTTCGCTGAAGGGGAATGTACCCTGGAATCGAGATGGAGACAGCTATGGCACTGCCATTCTTGGTAAAGGTACGTACACTGTGGACTTAAACACGAGTAATGGAAGCGTGACCGTGGACACAGCTGAATAA
- a CDS encoding ATP-binding protein, protein MISQYQESLLLPGSTYQSGPVDTTYEDVLENIDSGIMLFDEEGVISFVNKQMYGMLELTRHSLVGCTISHLLTNVRLNRFKKKQVLQSFREMIYKGKSNYEFLDEYGRYWKVTLCCGEQMKGCYLFTVKEISDYKLIEQTAYQNDSLAMLGKLSASIAHEIRNPLTAIRGFIQLLHPHLQQLGKQEYGKIILAEIDRANDIIHEFLTSSKPSVPQVGMIPVSALLKEVVLLTESEALMKGCQINLHPFQGDMMISGDVKQMKQVVLNMIRNAMEAVADRADGLMGKIEVGARREGSEVRIFISDNGKGMDIRTLDRLFNPFFTTKENGTGLGLSVSDRIIKNHGGCISVSSRVNEGTHFVISLPLIH, encoded by the coding sequence GTGATTAGCCAATATCAAGAAAGTCTTCTATTACCGGGAAGTACCTATCAATCGGGGCCAGTGGATACTACATACGAGGATGTACTAGAGAATATTGACAGCGGAATCATGCTTTTTGATGAAGAGGGTGTTATAAGCTTTGTAAATAAGCAAATGTACGGGATGCTTGAATTAACCCGTCACTCCCTTGTTGGCTGTACAATATCACACCTGTTAACTAATGTTCGACTGAACCGCTTCAAGAAAAAGCAAGTACTGCAAAGCTTTAGAGAGATGATATACAAAGGAAAATCTAATTATGAATTTTTAGACGAGTATGGCCGTTACTGGAAGGTTACATTATGCTGTGGAGAGCAAATGAAGGGATGTTATTTGTTTACAGTTAAAGAAATCTCCGATTATAAGTTGATTGAGCAAACAGCTTACCAAAATGATAGTTTGGCTATGCTAGGTAAATTATCTGCATCTATTGCCCATGAAATCCGAAATCCGTTAACTGCGATCCGTGGATTTATTCAATTGCTTCATCCGCATCTGCAGCAGCTTGGGAAGCAGGAATATGGCAAGATTATCTTGGCGGAGATCGATCGTGCGAACGATATCATCCATGAATTTCTAACCTCTTCCAAGCCGTCAGTTCCTCAAGTAGGTATGATTCCTGTGTCAGCCTTGCTCAAGGAGGTAGTGCTGCTTACAGAGAGCGAAGCCTTGATGAAGGGATGCCAGATCAATCTACATCCTTTTCAGGGGGATATGATGATTTCTGGAGATGTAAAGCAAATGAAGCAGGTAGTCCTCAACATGATTAGAAATGCTATGGAGGCCGTTGCGGATAGAGCGGATGGTCTAATGGGCAAAATAGAGGTTGGAGCCCGCAGGGAGGGTTCTGAGGTCCGTATTTTCATCTCTGATAACGGTAAGGGAATGGACATTCGTACACTGGACAGGTTATTTAATCCATTTTTTACGACTAAGGAGAATGGGACAGGGTTAGGTCTTTCCGTGAGTGACCGAATCATCAAAAATCATGGCGGATGTATTTCTGTCAGTAGTAGAGTTAACGAAGGTACTCATTTTGTAATCTCATTGCCATTAATCCATTAG
- a CDS encoding zf-HC2 domain-containing protein, producing the protein MNCAIVKEWMPHYIDNLLSPDMELSIRLHIESCPDCAQWLEEAKEMSALWSEMDSDSESQHAQMDFPDLAAGVMANIEQLETGRRERANKATSVRRRFAPRTSWMHYAVAACLSLLLLQFGVFENLAYGITEINGHVSNSVTQWFGGFGK; encoded by the coding sequence ATGAATTGTGCAATAGTGAAAGAATGGATGCCACATTATATTGATAACCTACTGTCTCCAGATATGGAGCTGAGTATCCGATTGCACATAGAGTCCTGTCCTGATTGCGCTCAGTGGCTGGAGGAAGCTAAGGAAATGTCAGCCCTTTGGTCAGAAATGGATTCAGACAGCGAATCTCAACATGCACAGATGGACTTCCCAGATCTCGCAGCAGGTGTTATGGCTAATATTGAGCAGCTCGAAACAGGGCGCAGAGAGCGAGCGAATAAAGCGACAAGCGTAAGACGTCGTTTTGCTCCTAGAACATCTTGGATGCATTATGCGGTGGCTGCCTGTTTAAGTTTGTTATTGTTACAGTTTGGAGTTTTCGAGAATTTAGCTTATGGGATAACTGAAATCAATGGTCATGTGTCGAATTCGGTAACCCAATGGTTTGGTGGCTTTGGAAAATAG
- a CDS encoding aldolase catalytic domain-containing protein, translating into MKTNQCKIVDCTIRDGGLVNNWDFSVDFVQNLYAGLNEAGVDYMEIGYKNSPKLLKGAEGAGPWRFLNDDFLRKVIPQKGHTKLSALVDIGRVDENDILPRSESMLDLIRVACYSKDVEKALQLVQTFHDLGYETTINIMALSNVMENELLEAFEMIRESVVDVVYIVDSYGSLDHNDINYLVEKFKTHLPNKRLGVHTHNNLQLAFSNTLIAAEKGVEFLDASCYGMGRAAGNCPTELLVTHLKNTRYTLRPVIDIVERLMIPLREKEEWGYIIPYMITGTLDEHPRSAMALRASADKDKAVDFYDTLTTPEVTFGNK; encoded by the coding sequence ATGAAGACTAATCAATGTAAGATTGTTGACTGCACCATTCGCGATGGAGGGCTAGTTAACAACTGGGATTTTAGTGTGGATTTTGTGCAAAATTTGTATGCCGGCTTGAATGAAGCTGGTGTTGACTATATGGAAATCGGTTATAAAAACTCCCCTAAACTGCTCAAAGGAGCAGAAGGTGCCGGACCATGGCGTTTTCTGAACGATGATTTCTTACGCAAGGTTATCCCGCAAAAGGGACATACTAAGCTTTCGGCTTTGGTTGATATCGGTCGTGTAGATGAGAATGATATTTTACCTCGCAGCGAAAGTATGCTGGATCTGATTCGTGTGGCTTGCTATAGCAAAGATGTGGAGAAGGCTTTACAGCTGGTACAAACTTTCCATGATCTAGGCTATGAAACAACGATCAACATTATGGCTTTGTCGAATGTAATGGAGAATGAATTATTAGAAGCTTTCGAAATGATTCGTGAGAGCGTAGTTGATGTAGTATACATTGTGGATTCATACGGTAGTCTTGATCACAATGACATCAATTATTTAGTTGAGAAGTTCAAAACACATCTGCCTAACAAACGCCTGGGCGTACATACCCACAATAATCTTCAACTGGCGTTCTCTAATACGCTGATTGCTGCTGAGAAAGGTGTAGAGTTCCTGGATGCTTCCTGTTATGGAATGGGACGTGCTGCCGGAAATTGCCCTACGGAGCTGCTAGTGACTCATTTGAAGAATACACGCTACACATTGCGTCCTGTAATTGATATCGTTGAACGTCTGATGATTCCTTTACGTGAGAAAGAGGAGTGGGGCTATATCATTCCTTACATGATCACTGGTACGCTTGATGAGCATCCACGTTCGGCTATGGCGCTTCGCGCATCAGCGGATAAGGATAAAGCGGTGGATTTCTATGATACTCTTACAACCCCAGAAGTAACCTTCGGAAATAAATAA
- a CDS encoding peroxiredoxin, producing the protein MAERLVGKPAPDFTMETVSGDGKDFGKVSLSDYRGKWLVFFFYPLDFTFVCPTEITALSDAAAQFEALDTEILGASIDSIHSHKAWINTPKDSNGLGRVNFPLAADLTKQVAKDYGILIEEEGIALRGLFIIDPEGELKYQVVNHNDVGRSVEETLRVLQALQSGGLCPMNWKPGDKNL; encoded by the coding sequence ATGGCAGAACGTTTAGTAGGTAAACCAGCTCCAGATTTTACTATGGAAACTGTATCAGGTGATGGTAAGGATTTTGGTAAAGTAAGCCTGTCTGATTACCGTGGCAAATGGCTGGTATTCTTCTTCTATCCTCTGGATTTCACTTTTGTATGTCCGACTGAAATCACAGCTCTTAGTGATGCTGCTGCGCAATTCGAAGCGCTTGATACAGAAATTCTCGGCGCAAGTATAGATTCGATCCATAGCCACAAAGCATGGATCAATACACCTAAGGATTCCAATGGTCTAGGCCGTGTGAACTTCCCTCTTGCTGCAGATCTTACGAAGCAAGTTGCTAAAGACTACGGCATTCTGATTGAAGAAGAAGGTATTGCATTGCGCGGATTGTTCATAATAGATCCAGAAGGCGAGTTGAAATACCAGGTCGTTAATCACAATGATGTAGGTCGTAGCGTGGAAGAAACACTTCGTGTTCTTCAAGCCCTGCAATCTGGAGGCTTATGCCCAATGAACTGGAAACCAGGCGACAAGAACCTATAA
- a CDS encoding FeoB-associated Cys-rich membrane protein has protein sequence MINVLIVTLIFGYSGWIIYRHVQKGKQGACAGCDKSKSCSAASLDSPLSCSSTPVDSKK, from the coding sequence ATGATAAATGTTCTGATCGTCACTCTGATCTTCGGTTATTCGGGCTGGATCATCTATCGACATGTGCAGAAGGGCAAGCAAGGCGCTTGCGCTGGCTGTGATAAGAGCAAGAGCTGCTCTGCAGCGTCTTTAGATTCCCCCCTCTCCTGTTCCTCAACACCTGTTGACAGTAAGAAGTAG
- a CDS encoding aldo/keto reductase, giving the protein MQYAKLGKSGMKVSRLCLGTMNFGPQTDEQEAFRIMDAALDAGVNFFDTANIYGWGENSGLTETIIGRWFKQGGGRREKVMLATKVYGAMSDKLDGPNDEGGLSSYIIRRHLEGSLQRLQTDHIELYQMHHVDRSVSWDELWGAFELAVNQGKIGYVGSSNFAGWDIAVAQQEAKARGFLGLVSEQHKYSLTCRLPELEVLPASLHLGLGVIPWSPLDGGLLGRNALKKIEGSRSGGNTERVEQYKSQLEAFASLCMELGEPQDNVALAWLLANPAVTAPIIGPRTLEQFESALRSLEIVLDESVLKRLDEIFPGPGGEAPKAYAW; this is encoded by the coding sequence GTGCAATATGCAAAGCTTGGCAAATCCGGTATGAAGGTCAGTCGGCTATGTCTCGGAACAATGAACTTCGGCCCACAAACAGATGAACAAGAAGCTTTCCGCATTATGGACGCTGCACTGGATGCAGGTGTTAATTTTTTTGATACCGCTAACATTTATGGCTGGGGTGAGAATTCCGGTCTAACAGAAACGATTATTGGACGCTGGTTCAAGCAGGGCGGCGGACGACGTGAAAAGGTCATGCTGGCTACCAAGGTATATGGTGCTATGAGTGATAAGCTCGACGGACCTAATGATGAGGGTGGACTATCTTCTTACATTATACGCCGCCATCTAGAGGGGTCTCTGCAGCGTCTCCAGACCGATCACATCGAATTGTACCAGATGCACCACGTGGACCGTAGTGTCTCTTGGGACGAGCTGTGGGGGGCTTTCGAGCTTGCTGTAAACCAAGGCAAGATTGGTTATGTCGGTTCTAGTAACTTCGCGGGATGGGATATCGCTGTAGCGCAACAAGAAGCAAAGGCTCGTGGCTTCTTAGGGTTGGTTTCAGAGCAGCATAAATACAGCCTGACCTGTCGACTTCCTGAACTTGAAGTATTGCCCGCTTCTCTCCATCTTGGGTTAGGCGTTATTCCTTGGAGCCCACTGGATGGAGGCCTTCTCGGACGTAATGCGCTTAAGAAAATCGAAGGTAGCCGCAGTGGTGGAAACACTGAGCGTGTCGAGCAGTATAAGAGTCAGCTTGAGGCTTTTGCAAGCTTATGTATGGAGCTTGGGGAACCTCAAGATAATGTGGCTCTAGCATGGTTGCTAGCCAATCCTGCGGTAACCGCACCAATTATTGGACCACGTACACTGGAGCAATTCGAGAGTGCACTACGCAGTCTTGAGATTGTACTAGACGAGTCAGTACTTAAACGACTAGATGAAATCTTCCCAGGACCGGGCGGAGAAGCACCTAAAGCTTACGCTTGGTAG
- the leuB gene encoding 3-isopropylmalate dehydrogenase, which translates to MSEVKKIAVIAGDGIGPEVVAEAEKVLKATQEVFGYAFETEHALFGGIAIDERGTPLPEDTLEICRSADAVLLGAVGGPKWDNNSKELRPETGLLGIRKALGLFSNLRPAVVFDCLKDASTLKPEVLEGTDLMVVRELTGGIYFGDKLRRQGEHGEEAVDTCVYNVMEVERIVRQAFEIAGKRRNKLASVDKANVLETSRLWREVVNKIAPEYPEVEVEHVLVDNCAMQLLRRPASFDVIVTENMFGDILSDEAAMLTGSIGMLASASMGDGNYGLYEPVHGSAPDIAGQGLANPIATILSLALMYRLTFGYEDAAAAIEAAVAEVLDAGHRTSDIAVDKSKALSTSEMGDLIVAAIRKA; encoded by the coding sequence ATGAGTGAGGTTAAAAAAATCGCCGTAATCGCAGGGGACGGTATTGGACCAGAAGTAGTAGCTGAAGCAGAAAAAGTATTGAAAGCAACCCAAGAAGTATTTGGATATGCCTTTGAAACGGAGCACGCGCTATTTGGCGGCATCGCAATAGACGAGAGAGGCACACCACTGCCGGAAGATACACTAGAAATCTGTCGAAGTGCTGACGCCGTGTTACTGGGTGCTGTAGGCGGGCCGAAGTGGGATAACAATTCAAAGGAACTTCGTCCTGAAACAGGATTGCTTGGCATTCGTAAAGCGCTTGGATTGTTCTCAAACCTACGTCCAGCTGTCGTGTTTGATTGCCTAAAGGATGCTTCAACATTGAAGCCGGAAGTTCTGGAAGGTACAGACCTTATGGTCGTTCGTGAACTGACCGGTGGGATTTATTTCGGAGATAAATTGCGTCGTCAAGGTGAACATGGTGAAGAAGCCGTGGATACCTGTGTATATAACGTAATGGAAGTGGAACGAATTGTCCGCCAGGCTTTTGAAATTGCTGGCAAACGTCGTAATAAGCTGGCAAGCGTTGATAAAGCGAATGTACTTGAAACTTCCCGTTTATGGCGTGAGGTCGTAAATAAGATAGCTCCAGAATATCCTGAAGTAGAAGTTGAGCACGTGCTCGTTGATAACTGCGCTATGCAGCTGTTGCGCCGCCCAGCCAGCTTTGATGTTATCGTAACCGAGAACATGTTCGGTGACATCCTGAGCGATGAGGCTGCTATGCTGACAGGTTCTATTGGTATGCTTGCTTCCGCTTCGATGGGTGACGGTAACTATGGTCTCTACGAGCCCGTTCACGGCTCCGCACCTGATATTGCCGGACAGGGGCTTGCGAACCCGATTGCAACGATCTTGTCGTTAGCGTTGATGTACCGTTTAACCTTTGGGTATGAGGATGCGGCGGCTGCTATAGAGGCTGCAGTTGCTGAAGTATTGGATGCGGGACACCGTACAAGTGATATCGCAGTAGATAAGAGTAAAGCGCTTAGTACATCTGAAATGGGCGATTTGATTGTTGCTGCAATCCGCAAAGCGTAA
- a CDS encoding FeoA family protein, with protein MQLQPGAAGFIHKIEGMNPILRRRLADLGVSEGVNIRLKGKGPFMGPITLECNGQLFAIRRKEASMIEVNVS; from the coding sequence TTGCAACTCCAACCTGGTGCTGCTGGATTTATTCATAAAATAGAAGGAATGAACCCCATTCTACGCCGTCGCCTCGCTGATCTCGGTGTCTCAGAAGGTGTGAATATCCGTCTTAAAGGAAAGGGTCCTTTTATGGGACCGATTACCTTGGAATGCAACGGACAACTGTTTGCTATCCGCCGAAAAGAAGCTTCAATGATTGAGGTGAACGTATCTTGA
- the feoB gene encoding ferrous iron transport protein B has translation MSSIALVGNPNTGKTSLFNTLTTSYEYVGNWSGVTVEKKIGNLKNGAGKLIDLPGIYSLHPLSRDEGVAAQYLIEESPEALINIVDASQLERNLLLTLQLLEYGKPTLIGLNMIDVANARGIRINQTILQARLGVTVLPLIARTGKGSVQMLSVLEESSAIPAVKFKLNYGEVVERAISSIEKELRSIKDLPNHRWVALQLLEQNPVILQILKSRTDITGLLNICEACQSELQIKKLALTLPQWIRSNRMEYIRSICDDVLDTSTQKPHNLTERLDSVLTHRFLGLPLFIFFMYALFKTTFDWVGGPLSDIVDGLISGPISDGTNSLLQTIGASNFTHALIVDGIIGGVGGVLVFVPQIFILFLIISFLEDSGYMARVCLLMDSTMERMGLNGKAFIPFIIGFGCNVPAIMAARSIEQPKDRMLTTLLMPLMSCSARLPVYALFAVVFFPEQQAFAVLSMYVMGIVFALILCKVFSKYLFKNESSVFIIELPPYRMPQIKTLSRSTWEKGKGFLRKAGTIILAGSAIIWFMSYAGPGGFDVEMDHSYLAKFGGMIAPLLEPLGFGTWQAGSTLVPGFLAKEVVVSTMNIIYHAPDTAGLENQISQVFTPLSAISFMAFILLYIPCLATVGVIKKETASWKWTFFSIGYSLALAYIVSFVIFQGGRLLGWS, from the coding sequence TTGAGTTCTATAGCTCTTGTGGGCAATCCCAATACAGGTAAGACCTCTCTCTTCAATACATTAACGACTTCTTACGAATATGTTGGTAACTGGTCAGGGGTTACGGTAGAGAAGAAGATAGGAAATCTGAAGAATGGGGCTGGCAAGCTCATAGATTTACCCGGCATCTATTCTCTTCACCCTCTCTCACGCGATGAAGGGGTCGCAGCCCAATATCTAATAGAAGAATCCCCAGAAGCCTTAATTAATATCGTGGATGCATCTCAGCTCGAACGCAATCTGCTACTCACGCTTCAATTACTCGAGTATGGCAAGCCTACTTTAATCGGTCTTAATATGATCGACGTTGCTAATGCGCGTGGTATTCGTATCAATCAAACTATATTACAAGCAAGGTTAGGTGTAACGGTCCTACCACTTATAGCAAGAACAGGTAAAGGCAGCGTACAGATGCTTAGCGTTCTAGAGGAATCGTCAGCTATTCCTGCTGTAAAGTTCAAGCTAAATTATGGAGAGGTTGTCGAACGAGCGATATCTTCTATAGAAAAGGAATTACGTTCTATAAAAGATCTACCCAATCATCGCTGGGTCGCTCTACAGCTTTTGGAGCAGAACCCTGTTATTCTTCAAATTCTAAAGTCGCGTACAGATATTACGGGACTGCTGAATATCTGTGAAGCTTGTCAAAGTGAGCTACAAATCAAAAAACTCGCCCTGACATTACCGCAATGGATTCGCTCGAACCGAATGGAGTATATCCGTTCTATTTGTGATGATGTACTTGATACAAGCACTCAGAAGCCCCATAACTTGACAGAAAGATTAGATTCGGTGTTGACTCATCGTTTTTTGGGTCTGCCCTTATTCATTTTCTTTATGTATGCTCTCTTTAAGACCACCTTTGACTGGGTTGGCGGACCCCTATCGGATATTGTAGATGGCCTGATATCCGGCCCTATTAGTGATGGAACGAACTCCCTGCTTCAGACCATTGGAGCCTCCAACTTCACGCATGCATTGATCGTGGATGGCATCATCGGCGGGGTTGGTGGGGTGCTGGTCTTTGTTCCGCAGATCTTCATTCTCTTCTTGATCATTTCCTTCCTGGAGGATTCCGGATACATGGCACGGGTTTGCTTGTTGATGGATAGTACAATGGAACGAATGGGACTTAACGGAAAGGCATTCATTCCATTCATCATTGGTTTTGGCTGCAACGTACCTGCCATCATGGCGGCGCGAAGCATCGAACAGCCCAAAGACCGCATGCTGACGACTCTGTTAATGCCGCTGATGTCTTGTTCTGCAAGATTACCTGTGTATGCGTTATTCGCAGTTGTATTCTTCCCTGAGCAACAAGCGTTTGCCGTTCTCTCTATGTATGTCATGGGTATTGTTTTTGCACTAATTCTTTGTAAGGTATTCTCTAAATACTTATTCAAAAATGAATCCTCCGTCTTCATCATCGAACTCCCTCCTTACCGTATGCCGCAGATCAAGACCTTATCGCGCAGCACTTGGGAGAAGGGTAAAGGGTTCCTTCGTAAAGCGGGAACAATTATTCTAGCTGGATCGGCTATTATTTGGTTTATGTCTTATGCTGGTCCTGGCGGATTTGATGTAGAAATGGATCATAGCTATCTAGCTAAATTCGGAGGCATGATTGCACCGCTGCTGGAACCGCTTGGTTTCGGAACGTGGCAGGCCGGCTCTACCTTGGTTCCAGGATTTTTAGCCAAAGAGGTTGTTGTGTCTACGATGAATATCATCTATCACGCACCAGATACGGCAGGGTTAGAGAATCAAATTTCACAAGTCTTTACACCGCTTAGTGCAATCAGCTTTATGGCCTTTATTCTGTTATATATTCCTTGTCTGGCCACTGTAGGGGTTATCAAAAAGGAAACAGCCTCATGGAAATGGACCTTCTTCTCTATTGGCTATTCTCTTGCTCTGGCGTATATCGTATCTTTTGTTATTTTCCAAGGTGGACGATTATTAGGTTGGTCGTAG
- a CDS encoding leucyl aminopeptidase, translating to MNIQFNSGSTINEIQGDALILIISESEVQHGGLSERWNDRIRLLGKTGLFSGKLNQTYVLPLDDPSNCPVAILVGKGDQPLTTEDLRQMGVQIARAALRLKGIQLVIQVPENIQELTVEKDIVSIAYALSEGLSLGSYRRPTYKQEQSHYTGPTSVIFTIEKKPAEAVERDWDLGIQRGLAFGVATNLARNLTNIPGNLLTPSDLAVAAIEVAERYGFPSEVLDEREIEQKGMGGLLAVGKGSVNPPRMIVIRYQGTGHWDNVVGLVGKGITFDTGGISLKRAPGMEELISDMGGAATVLGVMEALGQLRPRINVVMVIPSAENMPSANAFKPGDIITSMSGRTIEVLNTDAEGRLVLGDALTYAREWGAKRIIDVATLTGAVLSTLGDIATGAVTNDEEFLEQLLTASNVSGEKIWQLPAYPEFRELLKSEVADIRNTAGRFGGATTAGLFIGEFAEGLPWIHLDIAGTAFLSKERGVNPRGGTGVMVRSLVQWLLSESE from the coding sequence ATGAATATACAATTTAACAGTGGCAGTACCATTAATGAAATACAGGGTGATGCCCTTATCCTTATTATCTCTGAGTCAGAGGTCCAACATGGAGGCCTTTCAGAGAGATGGAATGACAGAATTCGCCTATTAGGTAAGACCGGTCTATTTAGTGGGAAGCTGAATCAGACTTATGTACTACCTCTAGATGATCCATCCAATTGTCCTGTTGCTATTTTGGTGGGCAAAGGGGACCAACCTCTTACGACTGAGGATCTACGTCAAATGGGCGTTCAGATAGCACGTGCAGCACTTCGATTGAAGGGAATACAGCTAGTGATTCAGGTACCTGAAAATATTCAGGAACTAACAGTAGAGAAGGATATCGTATCTATTGCCTACGCGTTGTCTGAGGGGTTATCACTCGGATCCTATCGAAGACCCACATATAAGCAGGAGCAATCTCATTATACAGGTCCAACCTCAGTTATATTCACAATAGAGAAGAAGCCAGCAGAGGCTGTCGAGCGTGATTGGGATCTGGGTATACAGAGGGGGCTGGCTTTTGGTGTGGCCACGAATCTGGCACGGAACTTGACGAATATACCTGGTAATCTTCTGACTCCATCTGACCTTGCTGTGGCCGCCATAGAAGTTGCTGAACGTTATGGATTTCCTTCCGAAGTGCTAGATGAACGGGAAATTGAGCAAAAAGGAATGGGAGGATTGCTAGCAGTCGGGAAAGGAAGTGTAAACCCTCCGCGAATGATCGTCATCCGTTATCAGGGAACGGGGCATTGGGATAATGTCGTGGGGTTGGTCGGTAAAGGGATTACTTTTGATACGGGAGGGATTTCCTTAAAAAGAGCCCCAGGTATGGAAGAGCTGATTAGTGATATGGGGGGCGCAGCGACCGTACTCGGAGTAATGGAGGCACTTGGACAATTACGTCCGCGAATTAACGTCGTGATGGTCATTCCATCTGCTGAGAATATGCCTTCTGCTAATGCTTTTAAACCTGGAGATATCATTACATCCATGAGCGGACGAACAATAGAAGTGTTGAATACCGATGCAGAAGGCAGGCTTGTATTGGGGGATGCACTGACCTATGCTCGGGAGTGGGGCGCGAAACGTATTATTGATGTCGCAACGTTGACGGGTGCAGTGTTGTCTACATTGGGAGATATAGCTACAGGTGCTGTTACTAACGACGAGGAGTTTTTGGAGCAGCTTCTGACAGCATCTAACGTTTCGGGTGAAAAAATATGGCAGCTTCCTGCTTACCCGGAATTTCGTGAGCTGTTGAAGAGTGAGGTTGCCGATATTCGGAACACCGCAGGAAGATTCGGTGGAGCCACTACAGCCGGATTATTCATAGGTGAGTTTGCGGAAGGTCTGCCGTGGATACATCTAGATATTGCTGGAACAGCATTTCTATCCAAAGAACGTGGAGTTAATCCTAGAGGGGGAACAGGTGTAATGGTTCGCTCATTAGTCCAGTGGTTGCTCAGTGAAAGCGAATAA